Below is a genomic region from Drosophila albomicans strain 15112-1751.03 chromosome 2R, ASM965048v2, whole genome shotgun sequence.
GCTCGCAATCCTCCCGGTTTCGCCTTCGTTGAGTTCGAAGATCGTCGTGATGCCGAGGACGCAACCCGAGCGCTCGACGGCACGCGCTGCTGTGGCACACGCATTCGTGTCGAGATGTCTTCGGGACGCTCACGCGATCGTGGTCGTCGTGGAATTCCCGAAGGAAATGGCGGTGGCCGAAGTGCTGGACGTTTTAggtatttatttcatttgctagCACCTAATGATATCAATTCTCAGTCTGTCTGATTTGTTAAGCATCCTTATTATACCCTGTGAGGCAAAGTATCTttactataaagtatatagtatCTGTAATTCGTGATCAGAACTAGAGTCAAGAACcatattgttaaaaaaaacgTTTAGTGTTTGTTATACTCTTGTTTACATCGAAATTTTTCCAGGATAACCCCCTTGACAACAACTACTTCTCCTCAttgaacaacaacatgaacaagaacaactacaaactacaacagcaacatcttCACGATTCAAAAGCTACTACCTCTTCTCAACCAAAATGTCCACCACAAAACCACAATCACATCCTCGATCCGATCAGCCAGCAGGGTTTCGAAAACAACAGTCAAGATTTTCAACTGTAACTTAACGAATCTCGAATTCCTCCGCCGATCAAGTTCTCCAGATGTCTCGGTCTCGACGACAACAAACCAGAACTCTACTCAACACACGCCACACACAACTTTGATTCTTTGATTACCAACCGACCAAATTTTCCATCTACTGCGTTAACATcattctccactctccacactCAACGAAGGCAATCTCCAAATGCCTTCGTTCGTTTTAGTTTCGTATTCGTAAACGGAATTATTCCAACAATTTTCTGGGCACGAATATTCATCGTAATCGTAATGTGATAAAATGATAAATGTGCAACTGTGatatatagtttttaaataccaaaaagatTAGATTAACAATAAAGATACACAAAAATAGATTGATCGGATTTAGACTTTCCCTTGAATTAGTAACCATAATAATCACTTTTCGAATACTTTTATGCTGCACGGCAAAAGTTATCATAACTGATAACACCATGTATAATTctaataatttgcttttacACAACTTTATTGCAGGTCTCGTTCACCAAGGCGTTCTCGTACTCCACGAAGCTTTTCCCGCGATCGCAGAAGTCGGTCCGATTCACGTGATCGgcattaaaaatgtgaaaccTTAATtcaaccaaaagaaaaaaaaaaacgaaaaaaaagtcCCATCATAATACGCAGGCATAATAAAACTAACTAAACAATAAGTCCGACcaccacaacacacacacacacatattaacCACAGATTTTTGACATAACGAAacattcaacaattttgtaatcttagttttgtacataaaaaaagaagaaaacatttGATACCCGTAACAAGAAAAGTACATACAGTGTTCTATGAAtcgcaaaaaaataatcatttcgAAATGGAATAAgtgaataattattttttttgttataaaataattattttatgtaataaataattttagtgTCCAGAGTATCTCAACTGAGCAGCGTTTCTAAAATAGCCCAACAATATAAAAACAGAATAATAGACGAGTCCAGTAAAATGGTGTGTCTGTCGCACACTTTTATTATGTGGTGTATGAGAGACTTGGATGTTGCCGCTGTACAATATGCTTAGAATAATGCTTGGATAATCGTTTTAAACAGGCGcacaatttgtaaaaatatttttttatatgatgTATGTATACTAAAAAAGGTACACTTTAAACATAGTAGAAGACGCAACACAAATTCGTTGCACATTTCGCACTGGATTACATCTTACGTCTAGTCAtcatgtttttttgtttgttatatggtatattgctCCCTTTCTAAAGAGAGCAAAGAGTAGCCGCCTTAAGCATTAAGGCCACTTTCTGGATTAATGGCATCAGGCCTAACGCATGCGGTATGTATTTGATTCCTGGATCTCAGATAATTCACCCTTGAAATTGATGTCGATGACAAAGTCCAAATCACGGTTGTTGCGCTCATTTGGCTTCATTTGAAACGTGCCACTGATCTCTTCGTTTTTCTTGGCAGTCACGTGATCATCTAAATAGAATACCGTCTGCTTccaatgtgtgtatgtggaaTCAGGCGATGTGCTGAACCCCAGACGTTTGTGGCACTTGGTAAACTCAATGTTGAAATAAGTGACCAAGGCTTGCACAAAATCATTACGCTTAATGGTCAGATTAAATGTGGACGAAAAGTTGAGATCTGCCTTTTGTACTGTATACAGATCCACCTCCTTTACCATGCAGGCTGTGGATACCACTTGTTTGGGATCCACAACATCAACGAGCGGTTCAGTCACAGCCACTTTACGAATACAGCTCATATCGAAGCCATACACGTCATCCCACCAGTTGATCTTCTCGTCCTTGTACTGACGATCTTCAATGGCGGTGATGTAAAGTGTGCCCCGATCGGGAAACATCATTCCGGTGGGTTTAAGCCACTTGTCACGTGCATAGAGCACGGTGTCCAGCATGGACTCGTAGAACAGACAGTATCTAATGCAAGACagtgcaaaattaattaacgaTTAAGTGATATGAGCTGCCCAGCTTACCCCATCCATTCGGATATAATAATGTCCACTTTCTCGATTCCATGTGGCAGCTCAACCTCCTCAATTTTACCCTTGACAACTGTGATTACATCCTGCAGATTGTTGTCAATAATCACTTGGCGGGCGAACTCAATGATATTAGAGCAGTCCACCGCAATCACTTTGGCAGCTCCCGCCTTGGCAGCAAACATGGACAGAATGCCAGTGCCGCATCCCACATCGAGCACGGTCtgcaaacattaaaaatgggtCCAACTTTAAATCACTGATTATGGATTAAGACAACACGTTTTGTGTGCTTTCTTGTATTCCAATTGGCATAAAACTCCTTCACATACCTTGCCCTGGAACAGATGCTTATTGTGGTACATAGCATTGCGGTATGTTACCGTTCGCACCTCATCCTTGAGCATCTCCTCGTGGATACCGAAGTGTGCATACGAGTCGAAATAATAGTCCCTCGACGTCATGTCCTCGGCATTGGCACTCGCTTCGCCAGGACCAGCAGGCGTTGCTGCGCCGCCTGCATTGGTATTAGTGTTTGCGGCGAGTTTCTTTATCACATTGTTCGTGCTTGGTGAGAGGCCGGTTGCGGGCGCGCCATCGAGTTCAATGCTTGATTCCATTTTTATATCTGTAGAAGACTAGTGAATACGTTTGCATCAGCCACTGAGTTTCGACATAAACCATTAGTTTTTCATACCATTTTTGCTGATTTTTGGACTTGTACTAAGCGTGTAATAAGTGCAAGAAATATTTAGCAATGTGTAAAAATCCGGTCTGCTTCCCTCCCAAACACACGCGAAAAAGTTCTTGTTTCAGCGTGGCCtcaagtttaattttaaaatttgcacTTTAACGCCGAAATATACACAAGTCTGGTTACACTCCTATAGACACTTTGGTATTTGAATTTCCAAAAAGTGTGGGGAGAGGCGCGTCATTTTAAACAGTGGGTTGTATtccttaaatattttcaaaacttcTATAACTTTATTTTCTCATTCTGATTAAAATTCtgttaaaaaattttgaaagaaataaacaattaatcgtgaaatgaaaaattgttattttattaagaTTTTTGCGTATTTTTTAGATAGCATATCAAGAACGGGCACACTGGGGTCAAGCACACACAAGAAAGTGATgcccataaaaaaaattatttccataataaatatcaacataaaatatatttaaaattaagaataaataatatttatatgatatatCACTATTGAAAAAcatgcaaattcaaaaaatgGCTTATAGGAATCCCACTATTATTTATGCTGGGTGTTATCGAGATAGAATGCTCCGTAGAATCGATAATACTTCGATATACGCACA
It encodes:
- the LOC117574103 gene encoding RNA-binding protein 1 isoform X1, which produces MQLLGTLKSTVWQLRSFCILVFVFFYSQFGLKGFTNLLQIHLNIYQLKLNKMPRYREWDLACKVYVGNLGSSASKHDIENAFSKYGPLRNVWVARNPPGFAFVEFEDRRDAEDATRALDGTRCCGTRIRVEMSSGRSRDRGRRGIPEGNGGGRSAGRFRSRSPRRSRTPRSFSRDRRSRSDSRDRH
- the LOC117574102 gene encoding protein arginine N-methyltransferase 1-B isoform X1; amino-acid sequence: MSSTDIKMESSIELDGAPATGLSPSTNNVIKKLAANTNTNAGGAATPAGPGEASANAEDMTSRDYYFDSYAHFGIHEEMLKDEVRTVTYRNAMYHNKHLFQGKTVLDVGCGTGILSMFAAKAGAAKVIAVDCSNIIEFARQVIIDNNLQDVITVVKGKIEEVELPHGIEKVDIIISEWMGYCLFYESMLDTVLYARDKWLKPTGMMFPDRGTLYITAIEDRQYKDEKINWWDDVYGFDMSCIRKVAVTEPLVDVVDPKQVVSTACMVKEVDLYTVQKADLNFSSTFNLTIKRNDFVQALVTYFNIEFTKCHKRLGFSTSPDSTYTHWKQTVFYLDDHVTAKKNEEISGTFQMKPNERNNRDLDFVIDINFKGELSEIQESNTYRMR
- the LOC117574102 gene encoding protein arginine N-methyltransferase 1-B isoform X2, which codes for MESSIELDGAPATGLSPSTNNVIKKLAANTNTNAGGAATPAGPGEASANAEDMTSRDYYFDSYAHFGIHEEMLKDEVRTVTYRNAMYHNKHLFQGKTVLDVGCGTGILSMFAAKAGAAKVIAVDCSNIIEFARQVIIDNNLQDVITVVKGKIEEVELPHGIEKVDIIISEWMGYCLFYESMLDTVLYARDKWLKPTGMMFPDRGTLYITAIEDRQYKDEKINWWDDVYGFDMSCIRKVAVTEPLVDVVDPKQVVSTACMVKEVDLYTVQKADLNFSSTFNLTIKRNDFVQALVTYFNIEFTKCHKRLGFSTSPDSTYTHWKQTVFYLDDHVTAKKNEEISGTFQMKPNERNNRDLDFVIDINFKGELSEIQESNTYRMR